Below is a window of Lagenorhynchus albirostris chromosome 11, mLagAlb1.1, whole genome shotgun sequence DNA.
CCCAACCCGCTGAGCGCGCCCTACTCTCTGCTGCCCCGCACCCAGAAGCTCGACTCCCGAGCGCACCAAAAGCTCTGTACTGGTCCCAACCGTCTTGTACTTAAGGGAGAAGGGGGCTGCTGGCTGGGTGGCCAGGTCTCAGCTCTCGGAACAGACaggtggaggctggggaggagatAGGGCCCCCCAGGAGGTCAGGGCACCCATCCAACAGTGCAGAACAAAGGCAGCGCCCAGGTGAGGCCCACCTGGGGAAGCACCAGCTGGTGGGGAAACCTTTCCAATCTCAGCCCCATggactcttatttttttaactgcacAACTTGCTTAGACCAGCATGAACCCTAGTCGGGGCACCCCGCTGCAGTCAGATGCCCCCCAACTGTCCATCTCCAGGCCCTGACTCAGGCTGCTCTGTCCTGGGGCTACCGTAACAGGATCCCGTCTGACCCCTCTTGGGTCTCGGTACTCTGCCTTGGGGTCGCAGAGGACGTGATCACCAGTCACCTCCGCATCGATGAACCCCAGGGAAGGAGATGAGGTCCTGGGACCCGGTGgacgtctctccctccctccagcaggGAGTCAGCAGCTGAGTGACTCTGGCTGGAGCGACCACGGCTCCGCCCTCCCCTCTGGTGGTCGTGGGTCCTCTGCCGCTGTCTGAGCAGCTCCACGGAAGGACCGCTTCCCCTTCCAGAAGCAATGTGAGAGAGTAAGCAGCGTCTGAACTACAGAGGTATTTGTCCAAGAGTTTCTAGCAGGAATGTCTGTGAAATAACGTGTTTGCAGAACCTGTCGCGGGAATGCCCGCAGGGGTGGAAGGGGAGCCTCCCGGGCCcacagagggcaggagggaggaagaagggaaaaggaactgCTCATCAGTGACGCATAAGGACCCACGACCGCTCGGCCTCGTTCCCAAGCAAAGCACCCGCAGCCCCCAGAGGACCTCCGGCCCGGGCCTCTCACGCGGCCTGGGCCTCGGCAAAcgctgcaccctgcaggcctcGCCCCCGCACGGCCTCCTGTGCCTCcgtctcccctgcccctcccgggCTCCCTGCTCCCCCACCCTCAGTGCATCCTGGCGAGAGCCTCCTGAGTGTGCACAGCGGTCTGTCCTGACAGAAACCGGGCGGACACGCCCTGTCCCTGCCTGTCCCCACcctcagaaagaaaatcaaaccgTTACAGAAATCAACGCAGTAAAAAGTTATAAATCAGAAAGCTAACCCTAAACGTATCCAAGAGATAGTATTCCTGAATAATCGTaatcagagtaaaataaaatagaaaagttacACTGTAAGGTATAAAAAGCCTGGGCGAGATGTTTCCAGGGGCCCGGCCGGGAGACGGTCAGCCCCGCCCGCGTCCGCGCACCCGCTCTCCGGGTGGCCAGGGGCACCGGGGCCTCCGCCGCGAAGTCTCTCCACCGGGAGGGAGCCCTGCGCCTCCCGCCCCACGCCACGCGGGGACAAAGTGTCAGCGGAGGAAGGACAGGGCAGAAGCGCACTGGTGCCGGGGGGCCCCCGGAgcacagcccctgcccaccccgtcTTCTTTGGCAAATACACAGGAATCCGGGCACCCCGGCACCCCGAGGTCTCTGCAcctcctcctccctggcctccGCCCGCCGAGAAGGCTGCAGCGGGCGGCGGGGAAGGCGGGCCGGGGCGGCGGGCGCAGGGGTCAGCAGTCTGGAGGGTGCGGGCAGGCGACACAAGCTGAAGGCCTCTTCCCTGGCGCAGTGTCCGCGGGGCCGGGGCGTTCGGCCGGCCCGCTCAGGCGtcatattttttcccagtccGGTGGATGTGCTGGAAGAGGGTCATGGAGAAGGCCATGCCCAGAATCTGAAAGACACGGGGAAGGCCTCAGATGGGGGCCACGGGCACCCAGAGTGCGTGAGGCAGCCCCCTGCAGGATGCAGATGCTGGCGGAGTGAGAACGATGCAGAAAAGGGGAGGCCGCACGTGGGGACCTCGGCCGCTTGGACTGTCCGTGCGGGACGTCACCGAGCTTCGAGGCCCAGAAACCTGCCGTCTCAGAGCGCTGCGGTGAGGGCAGGACCTGACCCTAAGTGGCAGCCGACGGGGAGCTGGGGGCGTGGGGGTAGCGGCAGGACGTGGACAGCCCCCCGCCTCACTTCCGCGGGGTCCTGGGGTACATGGCGTGGCGTCTGACCGCTGCTCCGCTGGGAGGAAGTTACCACTCATCTGGGTCCCCTCAGCCCCCCCATCCCGAGCGGAGCAGAATGTGCAGGAAGCCAGCCTGCGGCCTCCCGGGCACCGGCACTCGCCGCGAATCGCGCGGCCAAGGACACCGTACTTCCCGTGGCACTCACACTCAAGGTCTGCCCGTGACCTTGGAGACCGAGGGGCCCAGCCTGGCCCCGGCGTCCTGGTCCAGGCCGGGCTGCAGGCAGCCCCGAGCCGAGCCCCACTCTTGCTCCCATGAGCCCGTCTTCCGTCAGAGCCCTGAGCAGGGACAGTGGCTTGTCTGCTAAGCTCGGAGGCTCGCAGATGACCAGACATGGTCCGGCCCGCGGGGTTTAGGGAAGAAAAGGGACCTCGTGCAGGAGCTCATCTCCCCGTGGATGGACCAGTCAGGGTCAGGTGGTCACCAAGGGTAGGAGTTACACACAAGTGGGCAAGGGGGAGCCCATAATGCCCCCCCAGAAAGGCCGGGGGCTCCTGCTCTCACCACGTCAGCCTTCTCTTCAAGGAGGGAGCCGGGGGCCCCTGCGAGTCCCCCTCCGTCACCCACGCTGGGCCTTGCACAGCATGACCGCCCGCGAAACGCTGGCTGAGGGCAGCGAGCCCTTCCCGAGCACCTCCCCTGTGCGACGTGTCGGCTATTAAACTCACATAACGCTGAGAAGCGGCCCACGATCACGCCCACTACGCGGATGTGTAAACGAAGGCACAGCGGCTCAGCCACCTGCCAGGTCGCACGTATCCCACGGGATGGGGCAGACCCCACGGAGGCACCTGTAGGCCTTGCTCACAGCTGACGCCTGAGGACTCACCGCCGTTCAGTTCAGTCACAGGGTAAACGTCCCCGTGCTGTGGGGACAGGCACGTCACAGGCAAACCCATGGGGGCTTCCTACAGGCTCGCACAGGCCCCGGGGGCGCAGCCCGGGCGGGGAGGGGCAGGTCGGTCCTCTCTACCTCGGGCTTTGGGGCTGGGCTGCGCGAGGCTGGACGGCCCCCTTACCTGCACGATCAGGATGCACATCCCCACCGTGCCGAGCACGTGTTTATTGTCATCAAACCACATCTTCACCTTCTCGTAGCAGCCCTGGGGAGCGAGGACCAGAGCTTCAGGCGCCGGCGTGACCCTCTCTgcgcctctgcccctgcccccggCCCCGGTCCTCTTGCCTTCGAGCATCTCCCCCAGGGGTTCCGCCTACAAGGCCCCGCCGCACAGCCCCAGACCCCATTCCCTCCGACCTCCAACGCCCCCAGATGTGGGCCCAGATCCCCCACTGCCCACCTGCCTTCTGGCTTCAGGCCTGTGCATCCCCGCCCGTCCCACATTAAGCCACCTCCTTGGTGGCCCGGGCCACCGTCCCCAGGCTGTCCACCGCACGgacccctggggtggggtgggggtgcagCCTCACCGTCCTCCACACGGGGGCGCTGCTGTTGCGCCCACAGCCCTGGGAGTTCTCCATGCAGCAGCGGTCGGGAACCGTGTTCTCCCCCAGCACCGGGTACCAGTCTGTGTAGTCGGTGACACCACAGCACCGCATCTGCAGGGGGAGGGGCCCAGGGTCAGACGGGCCACACCCGGCTTCCCCGTTGGGCTTCCCCTGTCACCCGGCCCAGGGGTGACAGCCTTCTTGTCCCTTCTTTGGGCCTCAGCCGGGCCCAGGGGAGGAAGTGATCGCTCCTTCCTGGAGGCTGGATGGGGAGAAGGCAATGTCACCTGCCCTCTGAGCTGGGCGCTGGGCGCTGGGCGCTGGGCAGGCCGCTCAGCCCTCCGCTCGCCCACCAGCCCCCTGGCTCTTGGCTCTGTGGATCGCCCAAGCTGGCTGTAGCACCCTGCCCCCTCGCGCTGTGCTAACTCCTTTCCTCTTAGAACAGAACCTCTTGAGTCATGACAAGGGAGGCAACCCTGCTGCTAAAATAAGTTGTCGTTCGTGCCAAAGCTTCAGAAAGGAAGGGCTTGGACGAGGTGCCCTCTCGATCATCcgtccttcccagctccctgggcCCCGCAGCTGCAGGCCACGTCCAGGCCCTGCTTGCCGTCCTCCCCGACCCCCTCACCCCTCTGCGGCTGCCACACGGTGTCTGACCCAGAAGGCCAGGGTGCCCAGCCGGGTCCCAGAGTCTGaggccaggccccgcccccccacccagcACGACCCCGCACCTCGGCCTGAATGATGTTCCAGGCGTTCTTAAGCCCCACGTTGTTCTCCGAGTTGTACAGCAGCAGGCCTTCCTTCAGGTCCTTCCTGGCGTTCTCATTCACCTGGCAGGTGAGGGCAGACAGGTCGGGCGAGAGCAGGAGGCCGCCCCGCTCCCCAGCTCTCCCAGGTCAGCCAGGACAGCTGGCCACAGCTCTCCCGGGCGGGGGAGGCCCGCCGGGGGCCGGGCGGTGACCCTGGAGAGCCGAGCTCTTCGGGCCAGAGCTGTGACACGGAGGCGGGGACAGCCCAAGCCCCTCAGCTGCCCTGGTCCCAGGACCAGCCCCGCACAGGCCACCTGCCTCCAGGCCATGACACCCCCCAACGCTGCCCCTGTCGGGACACACCCTGGGAACGGCAGGGTGCGGATCAGCCGTCCCGAGCGTGGGCCACCTCTGCTGTGTCTGTGAAGCTGGAAAATAGCCTCTATCTCTGGGGTTGTGAGAGCTAAAGGAAAGACTCCCAAAAAGAGCTGGGAACAAGGCTGGCCCGCAGGGATCTCGCAGTATTATTCGTGCCTCCTTTTCAGAGATGCAAAGGAACTACTGTTACAAATCCTGAGAGTGCCTCTCCCTCTCAGCGTGGCCCGGGCGCCTCCTTCAGGACCCAAGGAGAAGATGGTAACACGGTTCTGGGTACAACGCACCCAAAGGGCCCACCGAGCCCAAAGCCCGCGCTTGGCCAATCGTTCCTGGTGGTCCCAGAAGAAGTTCCCCAACTTTGCAGGGAACCGTCCAGCCTGGCGGGGTCGCCAGGGGTCCCCGCTCCACCCTCCTGACCCCCCGGGGCAGCCTGGGAGCAGCTGTCTGTCCCCAAAGGTCTCTGGACGTGGAATCACAGCTGCCTCCACTGTGAGCCCTACGCACTGTCACCTGGAAGTTTCCCCTGTGTTACCAATAGGTTACCCTCGTATCACCCAGCCCAGGCACCTAGTGAGCTCTGCATCCCTTCCCCACAACTGTGTTTGAATACTCCCAGTGACGGGGAGCTCACTGCCAGAGGCCGTCCGTGGCATCCCGTGGTCATTGGAGGACGCCACTTCCTAAGACTACACTAGGTAATGAGCCCCCACCAAAACCTCTCCTCCAGGCCCTTCTTAGCTCTCCTCTCCTCACAAGTATGAACTGTCACTGCTTTCCCTCCGGCTTCCCAGACCCAACCCCAGGGGCAAGGAAGTTCCAtacgccccctcccctcctggaagGCTTACCTTGTCCGTGTAGACAAAGAAGAGGATAATTAAGATCAGCTCCGCCAGGAGGGTGATCAACAAGACGATGAAAAACTGCAAAGAGAAGGTGCAGGCGTGGGCACGTGGCAGCGGTCCCGGCCGGGGACGGGGTGCAAACGGGGTGGCCGGGGACAGGTAACACCTAGACAGGACTTCCCAggtacgggagaggccacggctccTGAGGACTCCCagatggggagggcagggagaggaggcagaCACCAGTCAAGGAGTGGGAGGGCCACCTAGGGCAGGGGCAGCCGATCATGAGGAAGAGGGGTGGGGTCAGGCAAAGACCATTCTAGGAGCTACTTCTCCGGGCTCAGGCTGGGCACCCAGGGGGCTCAGGGGCTCAGATGCAGGGCGATCCAGCGTTCGGAGGGCTGGGGGGTCTGGGGTCCAACTTACACTCAGAAGGAGGCACCTGTTCTCCTTGACGGCGCCCAGGCAGCCGAGGAAGCCCGTCACCATGACGACGGTGCCTATGGCAATGACGAGGTTGGCTGCAGACAGCGATGGGAAGCTGGGGGAGAAGGTGGCAAAATTGCCTTGGGACACGGAGAGCCAAATGCCCACTCCAAGCAGTCCACAGCCACAGagctggagagaaagggaagCCTGTTAGCCCGGCACTGCTCTGGTATCCGTCTCCACAAGACTCACAGGACTGCGTGTCCCTCCACTGCCCCCACTTCCCCCGGCCCCAACCGTGAGACACGGACAGGGTGCAGCTGGGTGGTGTGACCTGCACGAAGCCCCCAGCCTCTCCGCGTCAAACGGGATGGAACTAGCTTCTCGAAGCTCAGAGGGTCACGTCAATGAGGACAAATTAAACAAGGCGCAGGGAAAGCACGTAACAAGTACGGAAGGTCCTAGCTGCACGTGCGTGGCCATGGGGGTCCCACTCAGCAGAGGAGGGCCTGGCGCTCCGGAAGGAGGCGGGGAGGGGCCACATGGTCATGGAAGCAAGTGAGGAGTTTGGGAGGGAACCGCCGAGCCAGTTTCTCAGAGCCAGACCCTGCGGTGACTGGGTCCCGCTGCCCTGACCGGAAGGGCCACCTGTCCATGGTCCTCAGGAGCTGGAAGAACAAATTTCACGCATATGGAAACAGGAAGGGGCTCCCTGGCCTGGCTGAGGGGCTGGCCGACGTGCAGGGCATGGGTCCACCATGACCTCACCACCCATCCCAGGGAGCAGCAGCCGCCGCCGGCTGGAACCCACTCCGCTCCACGGCACCCCTGGGGCTGCGATGCCTGCGGCTGCAGTTTCCCACTCCCCGGGCTGCAGGTCTGCACAGCAGCCTTGTTTTACACTCCATAAGCTGACACCCCCCCGCTCCCTCCAGGGGCTCAAGGATGTCTGCGGGGTCTCGGGAGCTAGTCAGTCGGCCGACAGGTATTTACCGAGAACCTACAGCACAGAGGAGCCACAGCCACGTTAGGGACCTGCCTTCCCAGGGCCTCGGCTCGGACCAGACGGGAGCCAGGGGAGGGCAGCATCCACCCCAGGCCGTACGCACGGGGGCCAAGTAAGTGGCACAGAGTTcaggtggcagggggagggggcagccccTCAGGCACGTGCACGGGGCAGGTGGGGAATGAGACACTACCACTCCCCTTCTGGACCGTTGTGGGacttggaaagaaagaaggccCGTGAAGAGGGTGAGCAGGGCCGGGCGCCGGCCTCCGGGAGACAGGTCCCGAGCCGGGCGCCATGCTGCGGCCCCCAGGATGCAAGCCCGTCTCTGCTCTCGAGCTGCCCCCACTCCGGGGAGCGGACACGTGGCAGCGAGGGCCAGGCGGCCGCACGCAGGCGGACAGCGGGAAGGCCGGGCACCGGCAGAGGCTGCCCAGGAGACGACTTCCTCTCTCATCTGCTCCACGAACCGGAATGGAGCTCGTACTCGTTAAAGCCGGGCCCTGCGCTAAGCACGGGGCAGCGGTGGCAACGGCGCCGGCAGAGACCCGCCCTGGGGAAGAGGGGACACACAAGCAAGCACACGACAGGCTTCCAGGTGCCGTGAAGAAAAACAGGATGAGAGGGagtgtggggcagggggcagggaaggcCCCTCGGGAAGGTGGCACTTGAGGAGGAACCCACAAGAGGGGAAGTAAATAAGCAGGCAAATAAGCGGGGGAAGAATGTTCTAGAGGAAACAGCAGTGCAAAGCCCTGGGGGGGGGAGCCTGGCCAGCCGGGGACCAGAGGTGACAGAGTGACAGTGGTGGGGGACCGGCGGGTGGGAGCTCGCAGGCATCGGGAACGAAAATGGTGGTGTTCTTGATGGGATGGGAAGCCCGGAAGCAGGTCAGGGACGTGATCTGTGGTTTCAGtaggtcactctggctgctgtgtggagattAGGGCATCGGAGGGCAAAGTGCGATGGGCGAGCCATCAGGACGCCACTGCCGTGACCAGGGGACCAGGCGGGGCTGGAGGGACCTCCAGCGGGAGGCTGTGCAGGAGTGCCGAGAGACAGTCCAATTCGAGATGTATTTGGAAGGGCTTGCTCGGCTTCGACGCATGAGTAGGATTTTGATAAATGAGGAGACGGAAAGGCAGTCCAGACGGGGCATGCCGAAAGAAGCGGGGCTATTCCCGCGCGGCACTAAACCGGAGACAGCTCCCAGGGCTGCAGATGGAGCCGGCCGAGCGGAGCAGCTGCTGGGGCCCCACGCCGTGGACAGCCGCCCTCGCCCCGTGCCCTGCGGCAGCCCCGCTGGAACGGGGCCGAGTCCGCGGTGCGGGCACACCAGGCCCAGAGCGGCCCCCCACGCAACGGGGCATCCACCCAGCTCAGCCAGGGACTGGGTGCCACCCACACCCGCAACCACCAGGTGGCGCCCCCAGCCGGGTCAGAGCTCTGGGTTTGCAGGGAGGCGCAGAGACTTATCCGACCTGTCACTGACTCTGCTCAATCCGGTCATTTTCTGTGCTGCCggctcaatttttctttcatcaatCACACCATGGAAATTCATGCTCTCCATGCTGAAGATTTATGGCTCTAAAAGCCAGACCCTGGAATGAAAAAGAGGagaccccgggcttccctggtggcacagtggttgagagtccgcctgccgatgcaggggacgcgggttcgtgtcccggtccgggaagatgccacgtgccgcggagcggctgggcccgtgagccatggccgctgagcctgcgcgtccggagcctgtgctccgcaacgggagaggccgcaacagcgagaggcccgcgtaccgcaaaaagaaaagtaaaagaggaGACCCCGCTGCTGCCAGGTCACTTGCTACAGGCTAGGTCGCTCGCTACAGGTAGGGAGCCTGGCCTTGGGGCCCTGGAGCCGCAGGACGCCCTCGCACCCTGCGCTGGAGACATCGGGCCCCTCGGGACCATCCCCGGGCCCGGGAAAGTCCTCAGGGTACTCGCACCACTTTATATAAGGGACCTCAGCATGCACGgataccaagggacgactgtCGGGCTCCCTCCCAGCAGCCGGTTCCCACCGGGAGTGGGCCCGGGAGGGTCCCGTTGTGCCTCCCCTCCCCGTGTGCCTCGTGGACAGGGGCCCCCACGTGGGAAACCCCAACAGCTCAGAACCTCCAGGAGCCAGTCACCTCGGTGACCTCAGGCCCCCCAACCTCTGACCTGCTGTGCCACCCCCCACAGCCCGCCGGGGAGGACGAGCTGCTCCCACACCTCTGCTGGCCTCGCATCTCCGGTCTGAGGCCACCCGCCCCGGGTAAGTCTCAGGTAAGGCCTGCTGCGGACAGCAGGGCAGCCTCCACCGGCAGCCTGGACCCAGGTCCCGCACCTTCCTCTCAGAGCCACACACGCGTCCCCGTCCCCAAAAGGCcactgctgaatgaatgaggccCTGCAGGCAACGAGAGGCCCTGCTCACCCCACATCCTCGGCCTCCTGCTGAGATGGAGGGACCCTCTGCTCCCGTCTCTGACCCCAGACCAGCAGAGCCCCCAGACCCTAAGTTCACAGACTAGGACATCACACTGCCAGGCCCAGCCCGGGACCTGGCTGCCC
It encodes the following:
- the TSPAN9 gene encoding tetraspanin-9 isoform X1, whose protein sequence is MEKSSSEDSSIHRSPSLDSKDSDFAKPSTSGRPFGRGFTAGAFYGTAGSRGQSRAEAGVKTDKYNAPKGSKYVVFYLDLSFVLLLEFKKCNMARGCLCCLKYTMFLFNLIFWLCGCGLLGVGIWLSVSQGNFATFSPSFPSLSAANLVIAIGTVVMVTGFLGCLGAVKENRCLLLSFFIVLLITLLAELILIILFFVYTDKVNENARKDLKEGLLLYNSENNVGLKNAWNIIQAEMRCCGVTDYTDWYPVLGENTVPDRCCMENSQGCGRNSSAPVWRTGCYEKVKMWFDDNKHVLGTVGMCILIVQILGMAFSMTLFQHIHRTGKKYDA
- the TSPAN9 gene encoding tetraspanin-9 isoform X2 — protein: MARGCLCCLKYTMFLFNLIFWLCGCGLLGVGIWLSVSQGNFATFSPSFPSLSAANLVIAIGTVVMVTGFLGCLGAVKENRCLLLSFFIVLLITLLAELILIILFFVYTDKVNENARKDLKEGLLLYNSENNVGLKNAWNIIQAEMRCCGVTDYTDWYPVLGENTVPDRCCMENSQGCGRNSSAPVWRTGCYEKVKMWFDDNKHVLGTVGMCILIVQILGMAFSMTLFQHIHRTGKKYDA